In one window of Nicotiana tabacum cultivar K326 chromosome 12, ASM71507v2, whole genome shotgun sequence DNA:
- the LOC107808956 gene encoding 65-kDa microtubule-associated protein 6, with translation MLAFGSPNCNNIGFTSSSCHTLRRELQQIWTDIGESESDKDRMLLELERECREVYRRKVEEAANAKARLHQSVAAKEAELATLMAALGELNINSPIQSEKKSAPLKEQLGLIMPLVDDLKAKKDERVKQFGDIKAQIEKITGEISGCCNIVNSLSSLNLEEHDLSMRKLSECQSHLLALQKEKSVRIQRVLYSVNEVHTLCGVLGLDFSKTVSNVHPSLHETNPGQYTNISDSTSEGLDQAILGLKTERKVRYQKLKDVVGSLFELWNLMDTMREERSKLSRIISVLDISESEVVEPGVLSLEVIQQVSAEVERLNKLKASRMKELVMKRRAELEDLCYKTHIQPDQSTAADKSSAMIDSGLVDPCELLANIEAQINNVKDEALSRKEIMDRIERWLSACDEENWLEDYNRDHTRYSGGRGAHINLKRAERARITVTKIPGMVDSLINKTLAWEDEKQKLFLYDGVRLVSILEDYKVSRHQKEEEKKRARDQKKLQDMLLAEKESIYGSRPSPRRSSSFRKTNGYHANGNGSVTPSPRRNSVGCATPELSTPRSYSGRQNTYFKEMRRLSTAPLNFVAIAKEDTMSFSSIGGSEPESPPQG, from the exons ATGCTGGCTTTTGGAAGTCCTAATTGTAACAATATTGGGTTTACAAGCTCTAGTTGCCACACTTTACGTAGAGAACTGCAg CAAATATGGACCGACATTGGAGAGAGCGAATCTGATAAAGACCGTATGCTGTTGGAGCTGGAAAGAGAGTGTAGGGAAGTCTACcgaagaaaagttgaagaagcGGCCAATGCAAAAGCACGTCTTCATCAATCTGTTGCAGCTAAAGAAGCTGAGCTCGCTACCTTAATGGCTGCTCTTGGCGAACTCAACATTAATTCACCG ATACAGTCAGAGAAAAAATCAGCTCCACTGAAGGAGCAGCTTGGGTTAATCATGCCTCTTGTAGATGATTTAAAAGCTAAGAAAGATGAAAGAGTTAAGCAGTTCGGAGATATAAAGGCGCAAATTGAGAAAATAACTGGTGAGATTTCAGGGTGTTGTAATATTGTCAATTCTCTGAGTAGCTTAAACTTGGAAGAACATGACTTGTCAATGAGAAAGCTCTCGGAATGCCAATCCCATCTACTTGCTCTCCAAAAGGAGAAG TCTGTGCGGATCCAAAGAGTTCTGTACAGTGTGAATGAGGTTCACACTTTGTGCGGTGTACTTGGGCTGGATTTTAGCAAAACTGTAAGTAATGTGCATCCAAGCTTGCATGAGACAAACCCTGGACAATACACAAACATCAGTGACAGCACATCGGAAGGTCTAGACCAGGCCATCCTTGGATTGAAAACAGAACGAAAAGTTCGATATCAGAAG CTAAAGGATGTGGTGGGATCGCTGTTTGAGCTTTGGAACTTGATGGATACAATGAGAGAAGAAAGGAGTAAGTTATCAAGGATCATTTCTGTTCTTGATATTTCTGAATCAGAGGTCGTGGAGCCTGGTGTGCTTTCATTAGAGGTTATTCAACAG GTATCAGCAGAAGTTGAGAGGCTGAACAAATTGAAAGCAAGCAGGATGAAGGAGTTGGTCATGAAAAGGAGGGCAGAATTGGAGGACTTGTGCTACAAAACCCATATTCAACCTGATCAAAGTACTGCTGCTGATAAATCCAGTGCAATGATCGACTCTG GTCTTGTGGACCCTTGTGAACTCCTAGCAAATATTGAAGCACAAATAAACAACGTGAAGGATGAAGCTTTAAGCCGAAAAGAAATTATGGATAGGATAGAGCGGTGGCTTTCAGCATGTGATGAGGAAAACTGGCTTGAAGATTATAACCGG GATCATACACGTTACAGTGGTGGAAGAGGTGCTCACATAAATCTAAAGCGGGCAGAACGAGCAAGAATTACAGTGACTAAGATTCCAG GTATGGTTGACAGTTTGATTAACAAGACACTAGCTTGGGAAGATGAGAAACAGAAGTTGTTTCTGTACGATGGG GTGAGATTGGTGTCAATATTGGAGGATTACAAAGTTAGTCGACATCAGAAAGAAGAGGAGAAGAAACGGGCTCGG GATCAGAAGAAACTCCAAGATATGCTGCTGGCAGAGAAGGAATCTATATATGGTTCTAGACCTAGTCCGAGAAGAAGCAGCAGCTTTAGGAAAACGAATGGATACCATGCAAATGGAAATGGGTCAGTCACCCCCTCGCCACGCCGGAACTCAGTTGGTTGTGCAACTCCAGAGCTTTCAACACCCCGTTCCTACTCTGGGCGGCAGAATACCTATTTCAAGGAAATGAGAAGACTATCTACTGCCCCTCTCAACTTTGTGGCTATAGCAAAGGAAgatacaatgtcattttcttctattGGAGGTTCTGAGCCAGAATCCCCACCTCAAGGCTGA